One genomic region from Deltaproteobacteria bacterium encodes:
- a CDS encoding NAD(P)-dependent oxidoreductase yields MANLGFVGLGVMGSRMAKRLLDAGHSVTGYNRTKSKAQWLLDAGMKWGDSPRAAAGSSDVVFSMIANNSALRAVTEGNDGIVAGLGAGKIYVEMSTVSPAAIRELAKQVETKGADMLDAPVSGSSITLDEGKLSFMVGGKREIFERVLPYLQAIGPKATYVGGHGLAASMKIATNLSLAVQMLAFSEGLLLAEKSGIARETAVEVLLSSVMASPMVKYRGPFVLKMPDEVIFDVNMMQKDLLLALEMGRELNIPLPTTSITNEFLTAARGMGLAEKDFAIVFEVLARMAGVTK; encoded by the coding sequence ATGGCTAATCTCGGTTTTGTCGGTCTGGGAGTAATGGGCAGCCGCATGGCGAAGCGTCTACTCGACGCCGGCCACAGCGTCACAGGTTACAACCGGACTAAGTCCAAGGCGCAGTGGCTGCTCGACGCCGGCATGAAGTGGGGCGACAGCCCGCGCGCGGCGGCGGGATCGTCTGACGTTGTCTTCTCCATGATCGCCAATAACAGTGCGTTGCGCGCAGTCACCGAGGGCAATGACGGAATTGTCGCCGGACTCGGCGCGGGAAAAATCTATGTCGAGATGAGCACGGTGAGTCCGGCGGCGATCCGCGAGCTGGCCAAACAAGTTGAAACCAAAGGCGCCGACATGCTCGATGCGCCGGTGTCCGGCAGTTCGATTACTTTGGATGAAGGCAAGCTCTCATTCATGGTCGGCGGCAAACGGGAAATTTTTGAAAGAGTCCTGCCGTATCTTCAAGCCATCGGCCCAAAGGCGACCTATGTCGGTGGTCATGGCTTAGCCGCGTCGATGAAAATCGCCACTAATTTGAGTCTAGCCGTGCAGATGTTGGCTTTCAGCGAAGGTTTACTGCTCGCCGAAAAAAGCGGCATCGCCCGCGAGACCGCCGTCGAAGTTTTGCTTAGCAGTGTCATGGCCTCGCCCATGGTGAAATACCGCGGCCCCTTCGTGCTCAAGATGCCGGATGAAGTGATCTTCGACGTCAACATGATGCAAAAAGATTTGTTGCTCGCCTTGGAAATGGGCCGCGAACTCAATATCCCGTTGCCGACGACGTCAATCACCAACGAATTTCTCACCGCCGCCCGCGGCATGGGGCTGGCGGAAAAAGATTTCGCCATCGTCTTTGAAGTGCTGGCAAGAATGGCGGGAGTAACAAAATAG